The following are from one region of the Betta splendens chromosome 15, fBetSpl5.4, whole genome shotgun sequence genome:
- the fignl1 gene encoding fidgetin-like protein 1 has translation MSSAHLDEWQRRSFDISSGSCTPEQTADAYRAHILSIQYAWASSQISQACMDSLFRTYTERYAAVLDSDDPNTGLNNYAESALHLARSQRNNSDKWESSLTIERVLELPCVQKMIQVETEGGSSLVAPADVNISVGQDGRGDSHCALFGGVKPDSALFKPLGPPQPKLEVNNTACDLAECSTISSRASEWISGDQNVFSRHPARPQSLFSHPLSVPPHANSAPPDGTQSSNFYNPNPSKRKNFYNPEGEQGGRGQHGGQIGTDPRAGHNFKTAREQFIIEQHKKHAQQPPRGQTPGMAAAVKKSLGANRPRGMFSKFVSPMPRQEEGSSRENHNSNQEPQNLDERLKNFEPKIIELIMSEIMDHGPPVAWDDIAGLEFAKTTIKEIVVWPMLRPDIFTGLRGPPKGILLFGPPGTGKTLIGKCIACQSGATFFSISASSLTSKWVGEGEKMVRALFAIARCHQPAVIFIDEIDSLLSQRTDGEHDSSRRIKTEFLVQLDGAATAAEDRILVVGATNRPQEIDEAARRRLAKRLYIPLPEAAARRQIITNLMAQEKNQVREHELDSVVTATEGFSGADMTQLCREAALGPIRSIQLSDISTITADQVRPILHGDFQEALKTVRPSVSSKDLELYEEWNRTFGCGR, from the coding sequence ATGAGTAGCGCACACCTGGACGAATGGCAGAGGAGGTCCTTTGACATTTCATCTGGCAGCTGTACACCAGAACAGACGGCTGATGCCTACCGGGCCCACATCCTCTCCATTCAATATGCATGGGCAAGCTCCCAGATCTCTCAGGCCTGCATGGACAGCCTGTTCAGGACCTACACAGAGCGGTACGCTGCGGTGCTGGACTCCGATGACCCAAACACAGGGCTAAACAACTATGCAGAGAGTGCACTGCACCTTGCCCGCAGTCAAAGGAACAACAGTGACAAATGGGAGTCGTCCCTGACCATAGAGCGTGTGTTGGAGCTGCCTTGCGTGCAGAAGATGATTCAGGTGGAGACAGAGGGTGGAAGCTCTCTGGTGGCACCAGCAGATGTTAACATATCTGTGGGACAAGACGGAAGAGGTGATTCCCACTGTGCTCTCTTTGGCGGAGTCAAGCCAGACTCTGCTTTGTTTAAACCTTTAGGGCCACCACAACCTAAACTAGAGGTTAACAACACGGCTTGTGATCTTGCTGAGTGTTCTACAATAAGTTCAAGGGCCTCTGAGTGGATCTCAGGTGATCAAAATGTCTTCTCCCGACATCCAGCACGACCACAATCTTTGTTTAGTCATCCTCTTTCAGTTCCTCCGCATGCCAACTCTGCCCCTCCAGATGGCACACAGTCGTCCAACTTCTATAACCCAAACCCATCTAAGAGAAAAAACTTTTACAATCCAGAGGGAGAACAAGGTGGCAGGGGACAGCATGGAGGTCAAATAGGCACTGACCCTCGAGCTGGACACAACTTCAAAACGGCTCGGGAGCAGTTCATCATTGAGCAGCATAAAAAGCATGCTCAGCAGCCTCCGAGAGGTCAAACCCCCGGGATGGCTGCAGCTGTAAAAAAGTCTTTGGGTGCTAATAGGCCTCGTGGTATGTTTTCTAAATTTGTTTCACCCATGCCACGACAAGAAGAAGGGAGCAGCAGGGAAAACCATAATTCTAACCAGGAGCCTCAGAACCTGGATGAACGTCTGAAAAACTTTGAGCCAAAGATAATTGAGCTGATCATGAGTGAGATCATGGACCACGGGCCTCCGGTGGCCTGGGATGACATCGCTGGTCTGGAGTTTGCCAAAACCACCATAAAGGAGATTGTGGTATGGCCAATGCTGCGGCCTGACATCTTTACTGGCCTCCGTGGTCCCCCTAAAGGCATCTTATTGTTTGGCCCTCCAGGAACTGGCAAAACATTGATAGGGAAATGTATAGCCTGTCAATCAGGTGCCACCTTTTTTAGCATCAGTGCATCATCACTCACATCCAAGTGGGTGGGTGAAGGGGAAAAAATGGTGCGAGCGCTGTTTGCCATCGCCCGTTGCCACCAACCTGCTGTGATTTTTATTGATGAAATCGACTCCTTGTTGTCGCAGCGGACGGACGGAGAGCACGACTCATCGCGCAGGATAAAGACAGAGTTTCTGGTTCAGCTAGATGGAGCAGCCACGGCAGCCGAGGACCGCATCTTGGTGGTGGGTGCCACCAACCGGCCTCAGGAGATAGACGAGGCAGCTCGTCGACGCCTGGCGAAGCGGCTCTACATCCCCCTGCCTGAAGCCGCGGCCCGACGGCAGATCATAACCAACCTCATGGCTCAAGAGAAGAACCAGGTGAGAGAGCACGAGCTGGACAGCGTGGTCACCGCCACGGAGGGCTTCTCTGGAGCGGATATGACCCAGCTGTGTCGGGAGGCAGCGCTGGGGCCCATCCGCAGCATCCAGCTCAGTGACATCTCCACCATCACTGCTGATCAGGTGCGGCCAATTCTCCATGGTGACTTCCAGGAGGCACTGAAGACTGTGAGACCAAGCGTCTCGTCAAAGGACTTGGAGTTGTATGAAGAGTGGAATAGGACTTTTGGTTGTGGGCGTTAG
- the ttl gene encoding tubulin--tyrosine ligase, which produces MNAPMYTFVSRDDNSTVYAEVSKILLSTGKWKRLKRDNPRFNLMLGERNRLPFGRLGHEPGLVQLVNYYRGADKLCRKASLVKLIKTSPELSDSSNWFPESYIIYPTNLNTPVAPATNGISHLKNNPKTDEREVFLASYHAKKENGDGTVWIAKSSAGAKGAGILISHDANQLLEYIDNQGQVHVIQKYLEKPLLLEPGHRKFDIRSWVLVDHQYNIYLYREGVLRTSSEPYNSSDLQDMTSHLTNHCIQKEHSHNYGRYEEGNEMFFDEFRLYLLNVHSVTLETSILPQIKQIIKSCLTCIEPAISTKHLSYQSFQLFGFDFMVDENFKVWLIEINGAPACAQKLYPELCQGIVDVAISTVFTGTDCSSVSSSPYSSSPSSTFSTNCCSSPKLRGPLHVGPFTRL; this is translated from the exons ATGAACGCCCCGATGTACACTTTTGTCTCCCGTGACGACAACAGCACCGTTTATGCCGAAGTTTCCAAAATCCTGCTGTCAACCGGAAAATGGAAAAGACTGAAAAGAGACAATCCAAGATTTAACTTAATGCTCGGTGAAAGGAACAGACTGCCCTTCGGACGCCTAG GTCATGAACCAGGATTGGTGCAGCTAGTGAATTACTACAGAGGTGCAGACAAGCTTTGCAGAAAGGCCTCCTTggtcaa GTTAATAAAGACAAGCCCAGAGCTGTCTGACTCCAGTAACTGGTTCCCAGAATCCTACATAATCTATCCCACTAATCTCAACACCCCTGTGGCTCCAGCCACTAATGGCATCAGCCATCTAAAGAACAATCCCAAAACTGATGAGCGGGAAGTTTTCCTTGCTTCCTATCAcgctaaaaaagaaaatggggaCGGAACCGTGTGGATAGCCAAGTCTTCTGCTGGAGCTAAAG GTGCTGGTATTTTGATTTCACATGATGCAAATCAGCTGCTGGAGTACATTGACAATCAGGGTCAGGTTCATGTTATTCAGAAGTACCTGGAGAAACCTTTACTTCTGGAGCCAGGACATCGGAAGTTTGACATAAG GAGTTGGGTGTTAGTGGACCATCAGTACAACATCTATTTATATCGGGAAGGTGTCCTGCGTACCTCCTCTGAACCCTACAACAGCTCGGACCTCCAGGATATGACCAGCCACCTGACCAACCACTGCATCCAAAAGGAGCACTCCCACAACTACGGACGGTATGAGGAGGGCAACGAGATGTTCTTTGACGAGTTTCGTCTGTACCTGCTCAACGTCCACAGCGTCACCCTGGAGACCAGCATACTACCGCAGATCAAGCAAATCATAAA GAGCTGTCTGACGTGCATTGAGCCAGCAATCAGCACCAAGCACCTGTCCTACCAGAGCTTTCAGCTCTTTGGATTTGACTTCATGGTGGACGAAAATTTCAAAGTGTGGCTAATCGAGATCAATGGAGCTCCAGCCTGTGCACA GAAGCTTTACCCAGAATTATGCCAAGGTATCGTGGACGTGGCCATTTCCACTGTCTTCACTGGCACTGactgctcctctgtttcctcttcaCCTTATTCATCTTCTCCATCCTCTACTTTTTCCACCaactgctgctcctctcccaAACTCAGAGGACCTCTTCATGTGGGCCCTTTCACTCGGCTGTAA
- the LOC114870748 gene encoding cytochrome c oxidase subunit 5B, mitochondrial — MAGRLLLRACSTAALQLRRDVAARPLQRALATGGGIPTDEEQATGLERRAMQAMKQGQDPYSMMKPKSYAGTKEDPNIVPCIGTKRLVGCLCEEDNATIIWFWLHEGDAQRCPSCGSHYKLVHHELPH, encoded by the exons ATGGCGGGACGTCTTCTGCTCCGCGCTTGCTCGACGGCGGCATTACAGCTGAGACGCGACGTCGCGGCTCGACCGCTGCAACGAGCCTTGGCTACAGGGGGAG GAATCCCGACAGATGAAGAACAGGCCACCGGGCTGGAGCGCCGCGCTATGCAGGCCATGAAACAGGGACAG GATCCCTACAGCATGATGAAGCCCAAATCCTACGCTGGAACCAAGGAAGACCCGAACATTGTGCCATGCATTGGGACCAAGAGGCTGGTGGGCTGCCTCT GCGAGGAAGACAACGCCACAATCATATGGTTCTGGCTTCATGAGGGAGATGCCCAGCGCTGCCCATCCTGTGGTTCCCACTATAAGCTGGTTCACCACGAGCTGCCCCACTGA